The Deinococcus radiopugnans ATCC 19172 genome includes the window CCCGTTTGAGCGCGCAGTCGAAACGCAGCGGGCAGGCCTGCGAAACGCAGTCGATCACGTCGCCGGGCGGTTCGGTGGAACGCACCACCGTGCCAACCCGCAGCTCGCCAGGCGCTGCCGCCAGCCGCAGCCCGCCGCCGCGCCCCCGGCTGGCGGCCACCCACCCCGCCTTGCTCAGGTGGTGCACCGCCTTGTTCAGGTGGTTATACGGCACGTTGTACAGCGTCGCCAGTTCCTGGGTGGTGGCGCTCTGACCCGGCGCCAGCCGCGCGAGATGCATCAGCACGCGCAGCGAGACGTCGGTAAAGCGGGTCAACTGCATGGGGAACCTCTCTGGGCAGGCGGGTCTGCGGGCAAAAGAACACCCGGCGTCCTGACCGGATGTTCTCTGGGGTGGGCGGCTTGCTGGAGTCTAGCGTTCGGCGGCCTACGCCGTCAGCACCGGGGCGAAGTCCTGGCTGGGGCCGAAGGTTTCGGTGAAGCGGCGCTCGGCGGGGACGTGCAGGCGATCCAGAATCCCCTCCACCGCGCGGGTGAAGCCCTCGGGGCCGCAGTAGTAGAACTCGGCCTCGCCTGCCGGCAGGTACGGGCGCAGCGTTTCCAGGCGGATCAGCCCGGTCTCGTCGTGGTGCTCGCCGGCCAGATCCTCGTCGGTCACGTCGGTGTAGTACACGACTTTGCGGATGTTCGGGTGGGCCTGCGCCAGCGCGTTAACCTGATCGCGGAAGGCGTGGTGCCAGCGTCCCAGTGCGGCGTGGACGAACAGGACGGGGCGCTCAGAGTTGCCCGCCGCCAGGGCGTGGAGCATGCTCAGCATCGGGGTGATGCCCACGCCGCCGCTGAGCAGCACCACCGGGCGATCCGAGTCCTGCAGCGCGAAGTCCCCGGCGGGCGTGTGCACCAGCAACTCGTCGCCCACGCCCACGTCGTCGTGCAGATGGTTGGAGATCAGGCCGCCGGGCGCGAAGGGGTCATGCTCGGGCGCCAGCTCACGCTTCACGCTGATGCGGTAGGTCTGGCCGTTGGGCGCGTCCGACAGGCTGTACTGGCGGATCTGGGTGGTCTCACCCCCCGGCACGCGCACCTGCAGGCTCAGGTACTGGCCCGGCTGGAACGGCGGCAGGGGCTGGCCGTCCACCGGCGCCAGCACCAGCGAGGCGATCACGCGGCTTTCCTGCACCTTCTTCACCACCCGGAACGGCTTGAAGCCGGGCCAGCCGCCGGGCTGCTGCGCGGCCCCCGCGTACATCCCGCGCTCCACGCCGATCATGATGTCGGCCAGCTGACCGTAGGCGGCGGCCCAGGCGTCCAGGATCTCCGGTGTGGCGGCGTCGCCCAGCACGGTGGCAATCGCGCCCAGCAGGTGCTCGCCCACGATGGGATAGTGCTCGGGCAGCACTTCCAGGCTGACGTGCTTGTGGGCAATGCGGCCCACCATGCCGCCCAGGCGCTCGGGGTGATCGATGTTGGCGGCGTAGGCCAGCACCGACGCCGCGAGGCTGCGGGCCTGCTTGCCAGTCTTCTGGTTGGCGGGATTAAAAATGTTCAGCAGTTCGGGGTGCGCGGCGAACATGGACGCGTAGAAGTGACGGGTGATGGTCTCACCGTGCGCCTCGAGTGCGGGAACGGTGGCTTTGACGATGGACAGTTGATCGGGTGTCAGCATAATTTCCTCGGCCGTAAAATATGCCTTTAAAAAGTATATTTAAGGGACAGGCGTCCCACTCGCAAGAAAGATGAAGCGGCTGAAGCTGCACGGTGACTGGCCGGGGACAGGCGTGGTGTGGCCTCGGCCCCTCCCGTCCTGCCCGACAGCGGTGAAGATGCCAGACCACCGCGCGGCAGCTTTGCTAGACTGCGGGGCGTGTATACCAACCGCCGCGCCCATTACGAGTACGAGTTGCTGGAGCGCTTCGAGGCGGGGATCAGTCTGACCGGCAGTGAAGTCAAGAGCATCCGCGCCGGGGGCGTCGACTTCCGCGACGCCTTTGCCCGGCTGGCCGGCGGGAACGTCGATCTGGAAGGCCTGTACATTCCCACCTACACCGAGGCCACCTACAACAACCACGAGCCGCGCCGCACCCGCCGCCTGCTGCTGCACCGCGAGGAAATCGCCAAAATGAAGCGCGGCCTGGAGCAAAAGGGGCTGACGCTGATTCCCACCCGGCTGTACGCCAAGGGCCGGTATTTCAAGGTGGAACTGGCGCTGGCACGTGGCAAGAAGCTGCATGACAAGCGCCGCGCCGAGGCCGAGAAGACCGTGCAGCGGGAGCTGCGGTCCCTGTGAAGCGCCTTTCTTCGGGGTGGCGCGGGTGGGGCGGCGCTGGCAAGGGGAGCGGTCTGTGGCGGTCCTGGCCCCTGCTGGCGGCGGCGCTGCTGCTGGCCGGTCTGGCCGGCGCGCAAATCACCTACGGCAAGCTGAACCTGGCGGGCCAGCAGGTGGAGAGCATCGGGCTGTACGGGGCCGAGTACGTGAATGTGGACGCGGTGGGCAAGCTGGTGTCCGTGGTCCGTGACGGTTCGGTGATGCGCATCAGCGGGCTGGGCCACACCCTGCTGCTGCCCATCGATCTGGATCAGGAGCGCGCCACCACGGATTTCAACACCGTGCAGATCGACACGCGCCGGCTTCAGGGGCAGGCGGCGACGTGGGTGAACGGCGCGGTGTACCTGCCGCTGTCCACCCTGGCCACCGGGCTGGGCGCCCGCTACGAGCAGGGCAAGCTGACGCTGGTGCCGCCGCAACTGCTGGGCGTCAGCAGCCGCGCGGGCCAGGACAGTGACCGGCTGGTGCTGGACCTCAGCCGCGACGTGTCGCTGACCGACGAGGCGCGCGGCAGCCGGGTGGTGGTGCGGCTGCGCGGCGTCAAGGGCGAGGCCCGCAAGTACACCACGCGCGGCGCCTTCCTGCCGTCCGCCGAGGTCAGCCGCGACGGCGACGACCTGATCGTGAGCGCCCCGATCACCGCCGCGAGCGGCTACCGCGTCTACAAGGTGGTCCGTCCGTCCGGCACGCGGGTGGTGCTGGACCTGGGACCGGGCATTCCGCGCGGCAGTCCGGCCATCCTGGAGCGGGTCACGCGCCCGCTGATCGTGCTGGACCCGGTCAAGACCGCCGGCATCGGCCGTGACCCTACCCTGGACGTGGCCCGCCGGGCCGCCGAGATGCTGACCAAGGCCGGCTGGCAGGTGCAGGTCACCCGCGACAGCGCCACCGCCCTGAACCGCGACCAGAAGCAGCAGCTGGCCCGCCAGAGCGACGTGTACCTGGCGCTGGACCTGGGCCGCTTTCCCGGCTCGACCCGCGGCGGCGTGACGGTGTACGAACCGACGGGCCGCTCGCCGTCGCAGCTGGTCAATGGGGTGCGGGTGGGCACCGCGCTGCCCTACGGCTCGCTGGTGGTGGGCGATACCGGCGGCACGCGCCGGCTGAGCGAACTGCTGCGCGGCGAACTCAAGGGCGGCAACATCACGGCGGGGCAGGGCAGCCTGTCGCGGGTCATGACCCTGAGTGAGGCCCCGCAGGCCGCGCTGCTGCTGGAACTGGGCTGGGCCAGCAATTCCAAGGACCTGGCGAACCTGAGCGTCGAGCGTCGCCTGCAGGCGCTGTCGGTGGCGGTGGCGCGCTCGGTGGCCACCTACTTGACCGCCCGCGCCAACAACAACGCCAACGTCGGTGCCCTGGCCGGAGCCGGACAGTGATCCGCCGCGTGTTCTCGCTGTTCAACGTGATCAGCGCCGCGCTGCTGGCCGCCGCCGTGCTGGCGTATCAGACGGTGCAGAAACCGCCCACCCCGCCCGAGGCACCCAAGCTGCAACTGGCCGAGCGGACCGCCATGAAGGTGCAGGTGTACTTCACCGATCCGCAGGTCCGCAGCATGAAGGCCGAGACCCGCACCGTGCAGGTCACCCAGAGCAACCCGCGCGCCGTGGCCCAGGCCGCCCTGAACGTCTGGGCGGGCGGCCCCAACAGCTCAGCCAACCTGGCGGTGGTTCCGGCGGGCACGGCGGCCCCCAAGGTCTACCTGCGCGGCCCGCACTACTACGTGGACCTGCCCGCCGCCTACGCGGGCTTGCGCTACGGTCCCAGCGGCGAGCGCATGCTGCTGTGCACCCTGACCCGCACGCTGCTCGACACGCGAGGCGACGACGTGACCTTCGTCCTGAACGGCGAGCCCGTAGACACGCTGGGCCAGATCGACCTGCGCAATCCGTTCACGCGGCAGGACTGCGCCGATGAATAGGGGGAGGATGTCCAACCGTCGAACGGTCTGACGGTTGGACGCGAAGCCATGCTGCGTTCCATCACCCTGCAAGGTTTCAAGAGCTTCGCCGAACGCACCCGGCTGGAGTT containing:
- a CDS encoding RrF2 family transcriptional regulator, translating into MQLTRFTDVSLRVLMHLARLAPGQSATTQELATLYNVPYNHLNKAVHHLSKAGWVAASRGRGGGLRLAAAPGELRVGTVVRSTEPPGDVIDCVSQACPLRFDCALKRALDTAKQAFYTTLDGYTLADVAGSPALLALA
- the hmpA gene encoding NO-inducible flavohemoprotein, which gives rise to MLTPDQLSIVKATVPALEAHGETITRHFYASMFAAHPELLNIFNPANQKTGKQARSLAASVLAYAANIDHPERLGGMVGRIAHKHVSLEVLPEHYPIVGEHLLGAIATVLGDAATPEILDAWAAAYGQLADIMIGVERGMYAGAAQQPGGWPGFKPFRVVKKVQESRVIASLVLAPVDGQPLPPFQPGQYLSLQVRVPGGETTQIRQYSLSDAPNGQTYRISVKRELAPEHDPFAPGGLISNHLHDDVGVGDELLVHTPAGDFALQDSDRPVVLLSGGVGITPMLSMLHALAAGNSERPVLFVHAALGRWHHAFRDQVNALAQAHPNIRKVVYYTDVTDEDLAGEHHDETGLIRLETLRPYLPAGEAEFYYCGPEGFTRAVEGILDRLHVPAERRFTETFGPSQDFAPVLTA
- the smpB gene encoding SsrA-binding protein SmpB, whose product is MRGVYTNRRAHYEYELLERFEAGISLTGSEVKSIRAGGVDFRDAFARLAGGNVDLEGLYIPTYTEATYNNHEPRRTRRLLLHREEIAKMKRGLEQKGLTLIPTRLYAKGRYFKVELALARGKKLHDKRRAEAEKTVQRELRSL
- a CDS encoding N-acetylmuramoyl-L-alanine amidase — encoded protein: MKRLSSGWRGWGGAGKGSGLWRSWPLLAAALLLAGLAGAQITYGKLNLAGQQVESIGLYGAEYVNVDAVGKLVSVVRDGSVMRISGLGHTLLLPIDLDQERATTDFNTVQIDTRRLQGQAATWVNGAVYLPLSTLATGLGARYEQGKLTLVPPQLLGVSSRAGQDSDRLVLDLSRDVSLTDEARGSRVVVRLRGVKGEARKYTTRGAFLPSAEVSRDGDDLIVSAPITAASGYRVYKVVRPSGTRVVLDLGPGIPRGSPAILERVTRPLIVLDPVKTAGIGRDPTLDVARRAAEMLTKAGWQVQVTRDSATALNRDQKQQLARQSDVYLALDLGRFPGSTRGGVTVYEPTGRSPSQLVNGVRVGTALPYGSLVVGDTGGTRRLSELLRGELKGGNITAGQGSLSRVMTLSEAPQAALLLELGWASNSKDLANLSVERRLQALSVAVARSVATYLTARANNNANVGALAGAGQ
- a CDS encoding GerMN domain-containing protein, whose translation is MIRRVFSLFNVISAALLAAAVLAYQTVQKPPTPPEAPKLQLAERTAMKVQVYFTDPQVRSMKAETRTVQVTQSNPRAVAQAALNVWAGGPNSSANLAVVPAGTAAPKVYLRGPHYYVDLPAAYAGLRYGPSGERMLLCTLTRTLLDTRGDDVTFVLNGEPVDTLGQIDLRNPFTRQDCADE